The Pseudomonadota bacterium genome segment GAGAATAATGCAACCGGCAGATGCAGCCCGTGCCCCGGACGGGTAAACATACACGATAACCGGTATGCTCGCATCCATAATGTTCTTAATAATATCTCTCATTGATGTATCGAGACCGCCTGGTGTATCAAGTAAGATAATAAGGGATTCGCCGCCTTCTTTTTCGGCTTTTGCAACAGATTCTGCTATGAATCCTGCAACGGGCGGGTTTATAGCTCCCTGTATTCTGATTGTATATATCTCATTTGCATATGTATTTGATGCGAAAAACGAAATTGCTGCAACAAGGAATAAGATAGTGAATAGTGAATAGTGAATAGTGAATAGTTTTAGGCTTAACTTCATTTAATTGAAAATTTCTCCTTTAAGCTCTTTTCAACTGCTTCGGGAACGAAAGACCCAACCGAACCTCCGAATGCGGCAACCTCTTTTATGGTTCTTGAACTGACAAAGAAATAATCTTTGCTTGTCATCATAAATATCGTATCCATACCCATATTTAAATTTCTGTTCATTGACGCCATCTGAAATTCATATTCAAAATCGCTCATTGCACGCAGGCCGCGTATTACAAAACGAGCGTTGACTTTTTTTACATAATTAACCAATAATCCCTCGAAATTATCGATCAGCACATTTTCGTTGCCGTTTACAGATTGCCTTATCAAATCCACCCTTTCCTGCACGGTAAAAAGTGATTTTTTTTCAATATTGGTTGCAATGGCAACAATAACCTTGTCAAAAAGTTCAAGGCCTCTCATTAGAATATCTATATGGCCGAATGTAATAGGATCAAAAGAGCCGGGATACACTGCAATTCTACGTTTCATTAAAGACTCCTTGGTAAGTTAGTGAAAAGCAATTAATATGGAACAGCATATAATAGTTTTTCAGATTTCTGATTTTTAACTGCATTTATCGCCAGCCTTGAAAATACTTATTTTTGTGTCTCCATAACCTCTGGTGGTTATTTCCTGTAAACTGCTCCAGAAAGTCAGGCCGATTTCTTCTCTTTTTGAATACTCTGCAATAAATAACGTATCTTCATTATATACAACATTATTCTTCAGCAACAGCATTGTTTCTTCTATATGACCCTTTTTGTAAGGAGGGTCCATAAAAATAATATCATACTTATACCCCTTCTTGTATAGAAAAGGAACTGCATATATTATATCCATATTCAAAACAAGGCAATCCTTATCTATAGAGAGATCGGAAAGATTTTTCTGAAGAACGGCAGCCATATCTCCATCTTTCTCTACGGAAGTTACAAAGGCAGATCCTCTGCTCAGAGCTTCAATGGTGAATGAGCCCGAACCTGAAAAAAGATCCAGGATTTTACAGCCGCCAACATCTCCTATGATGTTAAAGATAGCTTCTCTAACCTTCGATGATGTATACCGGGCGTTTCCGTCCTTCAATAGTACAATGTTTCTGTCTTTTAAGTGTCCGCCTGTTATTCTGAGTTTATCCATATTTTATTTTAAGCGAATAAATTCTCCGCAGCTTGCTTCAAAAATTATTTTATGTTTTTTTGATACCACAGCCGCTTGCAGCGGGACAGTTCATCAAGGCTAAAGGTGAAAACAGATTTTCCATGATTTGTTTTTACGTAAATAACTCTTCTGCCACATCCATTATCCTTTTTATACCCTTTACTTCATAAGGTGACAGATAGAGCGTAACAATATTGGTATCCTTATATGTATTATTTATAAAGTCAATATAATGTTTTTGCATGCCCTTCCGGATTCTGTGAAATTCGCAGTCTTCATTTTTTACAGCGTGATTGATTATAATATTTTCCACTGTCAGCATATTTTGTTTGAACTCTTCTATAACCCTGCCGGTCAATTTTACGCCAAGAGCTTCAGGGATTGTGACGATAACATATGATGTTGTGTTGTTATCCCTGATAAAACTGACTATTTTTTCGGACAAAGCCTCCCAACCCCCTATTATCTCAAGGAGCGTTCTTTTCGAGTTTTTCTGTCTGGCCATGTCTTTTAATTTTTCGATATAGCTGTACATATTCATATAAAATTTTGTTGCAGCTTCAAGATGTTTGAGAAACAGGTGGGGCAGTTGAAGCAGCCTCATCGTGTGTCCTGCCGGTGCTGTATCCCAGACAACAACATCATACTTGTTGCCTTCCACAAGGTCTATGATAAAACTCAGCATATATTCTTCTTCTATGCCGGGGGCTGTCCCGATATAATCAACAAAGTCATAATCCACATCTGCAAAGGAGGAAATAACTTCATATATCTCAGCGCCGAAGCGTTCTTTCCACTTTTCAAGTACTACATCAGACGATATTTCAAGGCCAAAAAGCGAGTATTCATCAATAATCCTTGTTTCTTTGCTTCCGATTGAGGTTTCAAAAATATCGGACAGAGAAGGCGCAGGATCGCTTGAAATAACAAGCACCTTCTTTCCTTCAAGGGCTATTTTGACTGCAATAGCAGAAGCGCACGTAGTTTTGCCTACCCCGCCTTTGCCACCGACCATGATAAGCTTAGTGTTCTGAGATAAGATATTTTTCAGTCCCATGTTTTATTACCAGCCAAAAGGTAGAATGGAAAAGTAAAATCCTCTAAAACATTCAAAAAAGAACGTCTTATCCACTAAACCTTTCATTTTATAATGATAACATTATAAGTAAGGGGATAGTCAAGGGTCACGGAAAGGGCAGGCAATTATTTTTTCTCTCTTATGACCTGACTTATAACTTTGGAGAGTTCTATCCGGTTACTTTAGTCTTGTGCTATCAGATATTGCTTGCAGCTGATATCAGCTTGTGCCATCATTGGATATGAAGGCAAAACACCGTCGCGTTCTTGAAGCAATATTTCCGATTCCCACGCGAGGAGGTATTGTATTTTCCGACCTTGAAGAATTGATAATTGCTCTTGGAGGAAATGTCCGGGAAGGTGCTGGATCTCGGATCGTATTTGAATTGAAGGAAAGCAGGCAGTATCTTCATCGGCCCCATCCGGGCAAGGAAGCAAAAGAGTATCAGGTCGAAGAACTGCGTGAGTGGTTTCGACAATTGGAGGTGACACCATGAAAAACGTAATGACCCATAGGGGGTATACCGCCCGGATTGAATTTGATCAAAGGGATAATGTCTTTATAGGCAAGATTATAGGGATCGTCGATAATATAACGTTCCATGGAGAAACTGTAAAAGAACTCCAGACCGATTTTCAGGCTGCCATCAATCATTATGTCGCAGATTGTGAGGCCACAGGCCGCAAACCTTTGAAAGCGGCTTCCGGCAAGATAATGCTCCGCGTTTCTCCTGAGATTCATGCCAGAGCCCTCGCCATGGCAAAAACCACAGGTAAAAGCCTTAATCAATGGGCCGAAGAAGTCTTGGGCGAAGCCGCCCATTTAAACAGGGCGGTATAGTATTGACAGTTGCCTGAAAGCGGTGCTGCGTGGTTTTTGCCTGAGGTACAAAGCTCCTTTCTGTAACTGAGTTTTTCGTAAATAAGCAATTTATGTCATCTTCGAATTGATAATGGATGATCCTGCAAAAATTTATTGACAATTATATGCCTAAATATCACAATATATTAAATAGCTTACATGGCCTTGCTTAAATTACCAACAGGAAACAATAAGAAGATAGAGCTTGCCGGATTTCTTGTTGTTAGGTAAACGTGATATTCTCGGAAAAAGTGCATGATTAAAACAAACCAACTTACGGCAAGAATAGAAAATTTCAGCATCAACACGAGAACGCTATGAGATATGATTGAAGACAATTATGGATGTAAATGGTGATAGGAGCTAAGTGAGGAGATGGATATAGAAGAATTATATAGGCAATATCCACATTTATTCCAAGATGTTAAGGATGATTGGATTTTTAAGTCACTAGAGCGTCGGTATGGTTTTAATGAAGCTTTTGAAACTTTTATTAAAAGCAGCAAGCTCGGAGTACTCCTCCTCATAACAAAGCGGGCTTCCAAAGAAATTGACCTTTTGCGGAACATTCTTAAAAATGCATTAAACCAGAAAACAAAAATCAGCATTGAGGAAGCCTTAAAGGATTTATCTTCTTTTGGATTGACAAAACCTAAGAAACCAAGACCAATATTAACAAAACCAATCAAGCCGGAACTGGTATTGGAATCAACCACCGATTTTGCTGCTTACCAATATGTTATACCGAGACCTCCAGAAAATTTAACACTAACAGATCGCTATAATAAAGATTATAAGGAATATGCAAATAAAATAGATGAACTTGCGAGAGCCAACAAAAGAATACGTAAACAAAAATACCAGGAAATACTAAAAAGAAATGAAGCA includes the following:
- the coaD gene encoding pantetheine-phosphate adenylyltransferase produces the protein MKRRIAVYPGSFDPITFGHIDILMRGLELFDKVIVAIATNIEKKSLFTVQERVDLIRQSVNGNENVLIDNFEGLLVNYVKKVNARFVIRGLRAMSDFEYEFQMASMNRNLNMGMDTIFMMTSKDYFFVSSRTIKEVAAFGGSVGSFVPEAVEKSLKEKFSIK
- the rsmD gene encoding 16S rRNA (guanine(966)-N(2))-methyltransferase RsmD gives rise to the protein MDKLRITGGHLKDRNIVLLKDGNARYTSSKVREAIFNIIGDVGGCKILDLFSGSGSFTIEALSRGSAFVTSVEKDGDMAAVLQKNLSDLSIDKDCLVLNMDIIYAVPFLYKKGYKYDIIFMDPPYKKGHIEETMLLLKNNVVYNEDTLFIAEYSKREEIGLTFWSSLQEITTRGYGDTKISIFKAGDKCS
- a CDS encoding ArsA family ATPase, with amino-acid sequence MGLKNILSQNTKLIMVGGKGGVGKTTCASAIAVKIALEGKKVLVISSDPAPSLSDIFETSIGSKETRIIDEYSLFGLEISSDVVLEKWKERFGAEIYEVISSFADVDYDFVDYIGTAPGIEEEYMLSFIIDLVEGNKYDVVVWDTAPAGHTMRLLQLPHLFLKHLEAATKFYMNMYSYIEKLKDMARQKNSKRTLLEIIGGWEALSEKIVSFIRDNNTTSYVIVTIPEALGVKLTGRVIEEFKQNMLTVENIIINHAVKNEDCEFHRIRKGMQKHYIDFINNTYKDTNIVTLYLSPYEVKGIKRIMDVAEELFT
- a CDS encoding type II toxin-antitoxin system HicA family toxin, with amino-acid sequence MKAKHRRVLEAIFPIPTRGGIVFSDLEELIIALGGNVREGAGSRIVFELKESRQYLHRPHPGKEAKEYQVEELREWFRQLEVTP
- a CDS encoding type II toxin-antitoxin system HicB family antitoxin, with amino-acid sequence MKNVMTHRGYTARIEFDQRDNVFIGKIIGIVDNITFHGETVKELQTDFQAAINHYVADCEATGRKPLKAASGKIMLRVSPEIHARALAMAKTTGKSLNQWAEEVLGEAAHLNRAV